The Verrucomicrobiota bacterium genome contains the following window.
TACCTCAAACTCCAAATCGCCGCTTGAACAAAGTTACTCTCCGGTCACACACCCATGGTTCGGTGCTGAATGTGAACACCCTTGCAACCAGTGACGGCTCGATGGTAGGCATCCCGGTGTTTGCACCATTAGCCGGGGGTAAAGCGTTATATATCGGATGGGTGAATGCCTCGTTCGATAGCGGTAATTGGATTTTTGCAAGCCTCCCCGGCTGGTATTTTGCGGATGGATCGGACAGCGGTGTCACCACCCAAATCAACCGTTACCAGAAACCGGCAGCGGGACAGTCCGTCACCGGCTGGACTTATGGCGAGGTAAATCTGGCTGATGGCGGAATAGCTTCGGCGGTGGACCCGAGTTACATTATCGTATCTAACAATGCCATCAAGGTTTGGCAAACCACGCTCAACCTGGGCCTGACGGTGGATGCCGCCAGCGGCGTGTTCAGCGGATCATTTACCCACCCGGTGACGAAAAAAGCCACCCCGGTCAAAGGGGTGCTGGTGCCGGTCCCGGGCGGCCTTGGCATGCAGGGACTCGGCTGGTTCAAGGGGCCGAGCGATACGGGCAGCATCGTGATTAACCAGACCGATGTTGCGCCTCCGCCGCAAATGGCTCCGAAAACATTGACCGGATATACTGTATCAGTAAACAACAACGGCGGCACGGTGATGGTGTTCAATACCGCCAGCAGCGGTGGCTACTCCGAAACAAAAAATATGCAGGACATTGGCGGAGGAACCATGACTTATGCGTATCAAATGACCGGGCTGACGGCTGGAAAATTAAAGTTCACGACCAGTCAAGGCAGCGTGGGCGATCTGACGGTGCTATGGACTTCTGATACGACCGTGCAATTAACCGGGACAATCAAAGACAGCACTGGTACGCAAAACGTTGATTATTCAGCAACGGTGGTCAGCAAGCAGTCGCAGTATTTGCCAGCTTCGCTGGTGGGAACCGCCTGGCTTACCAAAAGCATTACCAGCAGCACCACGACCGTCGCCACGTTTGTTGATGCGACCCATATTCAAATCACCGGTGATCATACCCTGTCGGCCATATACACCTTTAAGGCGATTGATAAGAACACGGGCAGTCTTTTGGTCAAGCAATCGAGCCCCTACTATAGTGGCAGCTTTACCGTTATCTTCACTTCATCCACCGTTGGTTTTATGCGCGGCACAGACCAGAGTGGCAAGGTGGAAAGCCTTATTATCCGACAGTGATAAGTCGGCAATAGGGCGGCGGCTGGTTTTCGATGGTTGCGGACTCCCGCTCGACCGTCCCTTTGAGACAGGGAGGGCATTATCCGGCTGAGGGGGATCGCTTCAAAGCACCCACTTTCAGCGGGTAATTCTGCGGTATTTGGAACACCCGAACAGCCGCTTCCAGCTTGAAGCAAACCGAGCTTGAGACAGCCCTGTGCATCGCCGGTTTTCAAATATAAGGCTTGAAAGACTAGGGCTAAATGGCCATAGTCTCTGCCAGACTTGAGTTATCCCAAGAACGACAATCTCAGAGTGAATCAAGGATGAGGTTGAGGTGGGATACAGGAATGAAACGCCGAAATTATGAAAACGTCAACGCGATCGTTACTGTTCGTGGCCATATTCATGGCATATCGGTTAGTTGGTGCCACACCGATGACCAGTGTGTTCACCTATCAGGGGCAGCTTCAGCAGTCTGGCAGCCCGGCCCAAGGACTGTTTGATTTTAAATTCACCCTGTATGACGTCATGGCCGGTGGTCTTTCACCGGCAGCGCCATTGACCAATGGGGCCATCATGGTGAGCAACGGGGTTTTCTCAACCACTCTGGACTTTGGCGTAAATGCCTTCAATGGCGAGGCGCGCTGGTTGGAAGTGGGGGTGCGCACGAACGGCAGCGGCACCGCGTTTGATTTGTTGACGCCGCGGCAACCAGTCACCCCGGCCCCTTACGCGTTGCGGTCACTCAGCGTGTCACAAGTGGATGCCACCAACGTGACTGGAACGATTCCTGATAACCGACTTTCCACCAATGTGGCGCTGCTGGCCACCAGCCCGAGGTTCTCCGGTTCGGTGACGGCAGACCGGTTCTGGGGTGATGGCGTGGGGTTGACCAATCTGAATCCGCTGGCCATGGGGCCAGCCGGCACGTTCTTTTATGCGTCGGCGGGATTTTCGCTGGCGTCGAATCCAGGCATCGGCGCCAACCCCCAAGATGTGCTCGTGATGGATATCAATGACAGCGGCCGCCCCGCCTTGGTGTCGGTCAATTATGATGCTGGCACCTTGAGTGTCATGACGAACAACGGGCATGGTCAATTTGTCCTGGCAGCCTCGCCCGCCGCTGGCAGCGCGCCGATTTCGCTGACGGACTGGCGGCCTTATGCGGCTGGTCTGCCATGGGTGGTGTGCGCGAATTATACGGGCAACATGCTCTCCGTTTTGGCGAATAACGGTGCCAACTCATTTATCCCCGCATTCACTTTGCCGGTGGGAAGTCACCCGGTCTCGGTGATTTCAACGGATGTGAACGGGGACCAATTGCTGGATCTCGTATGCGCCAATTATTCAGACAACAACCTGATGGTGTTTACCAATGATGGGCGGGGCGGACTTGCGCTGGCGGCGACCCTCAGCACGGGAACCGGACCGCAGGATGTGATCGCCGCGGATGTGAACGGCGATGGCTGGGAGGATTTGATCAGCGCCAACTATGATGTCAACACGCTGACGATTTATACCAACAACCACCATGGCGGCTTCGCTCTGGCGTCCTCTCCCACGGTGGGGGTCGGCCCCGTGGCCTTGGCCGCCGCTTTGCTTAACGACGACGCGGCGCTGGATTTGGTCTGTGCCAATTCAGGCGCCAATACGCTCACGGTCCTGACGAATGACGGGCATGGCGGATTTGCGGTGGCGGCTTCACCAACGGTTGGGAACAGCCCGTTTTCCGTGGTGGCATCCCATTATTTGTCGGGGATGACTTTAGATCTGGTGAGCGCCAATAACGGAGATAACACGTTGACGATCTTGAAAAACGATGGGCAGGGCGGATTCAGCACGTTCGCCACCTTGCCTACCGGCGCCAGCCCGTATGCGGTGGCGGCGGAGGATTTGAATAACGATGGCTGGCAGGATTTGGTCAGTGTCAATTCCGGTGACAATACCCTTTCTGTATTTACCAATTCGGTGGCAGTAAGTGCGGCGCAGCTCACGGGAACGGTCGCGGATGCGCGCCTGTCCGGGAACATCGCGCGCCTCAATGCCAGCCAGACGTTCCATGGCACCCAGTCCATCATGGGGGATGTCGGCATTGGCACCAATGCCCCCAGCTATCCGCTTCATCTGGCCAGCGGCGCTTATTGCAGCCCGGCGGGGGTGTTCACCAGCGTATCGGACCGCAACCTCAAGGAGAATTTTGCCCCCATTGAACCGCGGGACGTGCTGGCGCGGGTGGCGGCGCTGCCCATCACGCAATGGAACTACAAAAGCGAGCGGGATGGCGTGAAGCACCTTGGTCCCATGGCCCAGGATTTCCGTGCGGCGTTTGGTTTGGGCGATAATGAGCGGGCCATCGGCGCGGTGGATGAAAGCGGCGTGGCGCTCGCGGCCATCCAGGGATTGAATCTGTTGCTGAAAGAAAAAGACGCGCAAATCCGCGCTTTGACGGAAAAAGCAGCGCGCGTGGAGGCGTTGGAAAAGGACTTCGCTGAACTTAAAACCTTGACGGAGCGCTTGCTCCGCCAGCAGCATGGAGCCCGGCCATGAACTCAATCATGATATATCCCGCGCATTTGATGCGACGGCAAAAACCAGGCATGGCGTTACTGGCGTTGTTCTGGTTATCCCTTACGGCGTCACACGCGCAGTATGCCATCACCCAAGCGGCCATCACGGGCGGCGGCGGCACCAGCACGGGCAGCGTTTATTCCGTCACCGGGGCCATCGGCCAGGCGGCGGCGGGCCGTTTGAGCGGCGGAACGTTCACGGTGGACGGAGGCGTGCTCGGCGTGGTGACCGTCCTCCAGACTGCGGGGATGCCGCCCTTGACCCTGCAATTTACCAACCAGGTTTTTACCATCGCCTGGGCTGTCCCGCAGGCTGGATACGTGCTGGAATACGCCTTGGACCTGAATGGCACCTGGGTCACCGTACCCGCCAGTGAATTCCAGACCAACGGCACCCAACGTTCCCTTTCTGTGACCCCCGCCGGCGTCCGGTTTTATCGTTTACGAAAATTACCATAAAGCGCCCGCCCCAATTTTGCGGCCAGTTGGAGAAAGTTGATGGTTGCGCTCCCATCAGGAGACTCCCGCGTGGAGAGAATTCTCCCCAATCAAATGTCGCGCATTTACCCCTGATCTATGCGCCAACTGACGTCGTCGGCTGCGAGGCTCATCGGGAGACTTCCCCGAACAAACGAATTTCGCTCTTTGAACCCATGAACCTGCAAGCGAGGGTTCATGGGGTGGGAGGGCATCATCCGGCTGAGGGAATCGCCTTGCAGACACCCACTTCCATCGGGTAAGTCAGCGGCATCGGGAACACCCGAACCGCCTTGGACTCAGGCTTTGCCTGCCGTCGGCTTCGCTGGCGCGGAGAGCGATTTACGATACGGCCCCAGCTTTACGTAA
Protein-coding sequences here:
- a CDS encoding FG-GAP-like repeat-containing protein; the encoded protein is MKTSTRSLLFVAIFMAYRLVGATPMTSVFTYQGQLQQSGSPAQGLFDFKFTLYDVMAGGLSPAAPLTNGAIMVSNGVFSTTLDFGVNAFNGEARWLEVGVRTNGSGTAFDLLTPRQPVTPAPYALRSLSVSQVDATNVTGTIPDNRLSTNVALLATSPRFSGSVTADRFWGDGVGLTNLNPLAMGPAGTFFYASAGFSLASNPGIGANPQDVLVMDINDSGRPALVSVNYDAGTLSVMTNNGHGQFVLAASPAAGSAPISLTDWRPYAAGLPWVVCANYTGNMLSVLANNGANSFIPAFTLPVGSHPVSVISTDVNGDQLLDLVCANYSDNNLMVFTNDGRGGLALAATLSTGTGPQDVIAADVNGDGWEDLISANYDVNTLTIYTNNHHGGFALASSPTVGVGPVALAAALLNDDAALDLVCANSGANTLTVLTNDGHGGFAVAASPTVGNSPFSVVASHYLSGMTLDLVSANNGDNTLTILKNDGQGGFSTFATLPTGASPYAVAAEDLNNDGWQDLVSVNSGDNTLSVFTNSVAVSAAQLTGTVADARLSGNIARLNASQTFHGTQSIMGDVGIGTNAPSYPLHLASGAYCSPAGVFTSVSDRNLKENFAPIEPRDVLARVAALPITQWNYKSERDGVKHLGPMAQDFRAAFGLGDNERAIGAVDESGVALAAIQGLNLLLKEKDAQIRALTEKAARVEALEKDFAELKTLTERLLRQQHGARP